In a genomic window of Amycolatopsis japonica:
- a CDS encoding MFS transporter, whose product MTVRTDTQSLRRARRAGLAAFVGTTIEWYDFYIYATAASLVFGTVFFPATGDRLTGVAAAFATYAVGFFARPLGGIVFGHVGDRVGRKTALVITLTMMGAATFLVGCLPGYGQIGTWAPILLVVLRFVQGLAVGGEWGGAVLMAVEHAPPGKKTFYGAFAQAGNPAGALLATGLFSLLSTGGTEWLATWGWRIPFFASVLLIGVGLIVRLKVEESPVFEETVEETGVPILYAVRTNWKPILLGICVLPVAVGGYYLVTTFATAYATDPAVGVSESLVLNALTIAAFVELVVSFGAAWLGDRFGRVRVVVIGLVGVAVLAAPQFLVLSTKNAVLIIAAFVAMRLAMTATYSPIAAILSQMFWPRARYTSISLSYQLAGALFGGLSPLVSTLLFQATGSVWPAIGLLIGMCVLSIACVLAAPQHTDEV is encoded by the coding sequence ATGACCGTCCGAACCGACACACAGTCACTCCGCCGTGCCCGCCGGGCCGGGCTCGCGGCCTTCGTCGGCACCACGATCGAGTGGTACGACTTCTACATCTACGCCACGGCCGCGAGCCTCGTCTTCGGCACCGTGTTCTTCCCCGCCACCGGCGACCGGCTGACCGGTGTCGCGGCGGCCTTCGCGACGTACGCCGTCGGGTTCTTCGCGCGGCCGCTCGGCGGCATCGTGTTCGGGCACGTCGGCGACCGGGTCGGCCGCAAGACCGCGCTCGTGATCACGCTGACCATGATGGGCGCGGCGACGTTCCTGGTCGGCTGTCTCCCCGGCTACGGCCAGATCGGCACCTGGGCGCCGATCCTGCTCGTGGTCCTCAGGTTCGTCCAGGGCCTCGCCGTCGGCGGCGAGTGGGGCGGCGCCGTGCTCATGGCCGTCGAACACGCGCCACCGGGCAAGAAGACCTTCTACGGCGCGTTCGCGCAGGCTGGCAACCCCGCCGGCGCGCTGCTGGCCACCGGCCTGTTCAGTCTCCTGAGCACCGGTGGCACGGAATGGCTCGCCACCTGGGGCTGGCGGATCCCCTTCTTCGCGTCCGTGCTGCTCATCGGCGTCGGCCTCATCGTGCGGCTGAAGGTCGAAGAGTCACCGGTCTTCGAGGAAACCGTCGAAGAAACCGGCGTGCCCATCCTGTACGCGGTGCGGACGAACTGGAAGCCGATCCTGCTGGGCATCTGCGTGCTGCCCGTCGCGGTCGGCGGCTACTACCTCGTCACCACCTTCGCGACGGCGTACGCGACCGATCCGGCCGTCGGCGTCTCCGAATCGCTGGTGCTCAACGCGCTCACCATCGCCGCCTTCGTCGAACTGGTCGTCAGTTTCGGCGCGGCCTGGCTCGGCGATCGCTTCGGCCGGGTGCGGGTGGTCGTCATCGGCCTGGTCGGGGTCGCCGTGCTCGCGGCGCCGCAGTTCCTGGTGCTCTCGACCAAGAACGCGGTGCTGATCATCGCGGCGTTCGTCGCGATGCGCCTGGCGATGACGGCGACCTACAGCCCGATCGCCGCCATCCTCTCGCAGATGTTCTGGCCGCGGGCGCGCTACACCAGCATCTCGCTGTCCTATCAGCTCGCGGGCGCGCTGTTCGGCGGCCTCTCGCCGTTGGTGTCGACGCTGCTGTTCCAGGCGACCGGCAGTGTCTGGCCGGCGATCGGTCTGCTGATCGGGATGTGCGTGCTGAGCATCGCCTGTGTGCTGGCCGCGCCTCAGCACACCGACGAGGTCTAG
- a CDS encoding succinic semialdehyde dehydrogenase: MTVTPLALTRPASVTDAFLQRLVARVPGSSGVTWKLTEVYTGEVLVELPQSTPADIEQAFTTARAAQEKWAATPLKRRLEVFKRAHTLFVDNAPAVTDLIQVESGKNRRMAIEETCDPAMVMSHYLTRAAKLLAPAKRGGPVPFLTTSTEIRQPKGVVGIIAPWNFPFATGISDAVPALMAGNAVVLKPDNKTALSPLYGVELLEQAGLPKGLFQVVCGEGPDVGPTLIGQANYVMFTGSTATGRVIGEQAGRNLIGCCLELGGKNPMIVLEDADPDETVQGAIFGAFGNTGQICMHIERIYLPESRYEEFKNAYVAKTKALDVRAAYDFGPDMGSLVSVDHMSRVKSHVDDAVAKGATVLCGGKPRPDLGPAFFEPTILEGVTKDMLCGVTETFGPVVALHKYRTVDEAVALANDTEYGLNASVWGGDVGAARAVAARIESGNVNINDILATAYASKGTPSGGVKNSGVGARHGDQGLLKYTDVKNVAVLKKQVMGPRGGQTYEKYVEGMLSGLKLMRRLRIR; encoded by the coding sequence ATGACCGTCACACCGCTCGCGCTCACCCGTCCGGCGTCGGTGACCGACGCGTTCCTCCAACGGCTCGTCGCCCGCGTGCCGGGCTCGTCCGGCGTGACCTGGAAACTCACCGAGGTCTACACCGGCGAGGTGCTCGTCGAGCTACCCCAGTCGACGCCCGCCGACATCGAGCAGGCGTTCACCACGGCCCGCGCCGCGCAGGAGAAGTGGGCCGCCACCCCGCTCAAGCGGCGGCTGGAGGTGTTCAAACGCGCGCACACGCTCTTCGTCGACAACGCGCCGGCCGTCACCGACCTCATCCAGGTCGAGAGCGGCAAGAACCGCCGGATGGCCATCGAGGAGACCTGCGATCCGGCGATGGTGATGAGCCATTACCTCACGCGGGCCGCCAAACTGCTGGCGCCGGCGAAACGCGGGGGACCGGTCCCGTTCCTGACGACGTCCACCGAGATCCGGCAGCCCAAGGGCGTGGTCGGGATCATCGCGCCGTGGAACTTCCCGTTCGCCACGGGCATTTCCGACGCCGTCCCGGCGCTGATGGCCGGGAACGCGGTGGTGCTGAAGCCAGACAACAAGACCGCGCTGTCCCCGCTCTACGGCGTCGAGCTGCTGGAGCAGGCCGGGCTGCCGAAGGGGCTGTTCCAGGTGGTGTGCGGCGAGGGCCCCGACGTCGGCCCCACGCTCATCGGCCAGGCGAACTACGTGATGTTCACCGGTTCCACCGCCACCGGCCGGGTGATCGGCGAACAGGCGGGCCGCAACCTCATCGGCTGCTGCCTCGAACTCGGCGGCAAGAACCCGATGATCGTGCTCGAAGACGCCGATCCGGACGAGACCGTGCAGGGCGCGATCTTCGGCGCTTTCGGCAACACCGGGCAGATCTGCATGCACATCGAGCGGATCTACCTGCCGGAGTCCCGCTACGAGGAGTTCAAGAACGCGTACGTGGCCAAGACCAAGGCCCTCGACGTCCGCGCCGCGTACGACTTCGGGCCGGACATGGGTTCGCTCGTCTCCGTCGACCACATGAGCCGGGTCAAATCCCACGTCGACGACGCCGTCGCCAAAGGCGCGACCGTCCTTTGTGGAGGGAAACCGCGGCCCGACCTCGGCCCGGCGTTCTTCGAGCCGACGATCCTCGAAGGCGTCACGAAGGACATGCTCTGCGGCGTCACCGAAACCTTCGGACCCGTTGTGGCACTGCACAAGTACCGCACGGTCGACGAAGCCGTCGCGCTCGCCAACGACACCGAGTACGGCCTCAACGCCTCCGTCTGGGGCGGTGACGTCGGCGCCGCGCGTGCCGTGGCCGCGCGGATCGAGTCCGGCAACGTCAACATCAACGACATCCTGGCCACCGCGTACGCCTCGAAGGGGACGCCGTCCGGCGGGGTCAAGAACTCCGGCGTCGGCGCCCGCCACGGGGACCAGGGCCTGCTCAAGTACACCGACGTCAAGAACGTCGCGGTGCTCAAGAAGCAGGTCATGGGTCCCCGCGGCGGCCAGACCTACGAGAAGTACGTCGAAGGGATGCTGTCCGGCCTGAAACTCATGCGGCGCTTGCGTATCCGCTAG
- a CDS encoding GMC family oxidoreductase — translation MANRAARGDEADYVVVGSGSSGAAIAGRLAEAGASVILLEAGKTDEKMLVKKPGLVGPMHAVPQLKKPFDWGYYSVPQKHVLDRRMPVPRGKVVGGSSSINGMVYVRGNRANFDSWAAEGNKGWDADSVNAAYKRMEDFEDGENDFRGAGGPIRVTRNKTPQEGTLQFLQATADAIGCDILDDYNAESQEGVSRMQQNAADGLRYSASRGYIHHLAPATLQVQSGVLAKKVVIENGRAVGVEVVDANGGQRILRAGKEVILSAGFVGSAQLLMLSGIGHAEHLKEHGIDVVADLPVGDNLHDHMFHALTFRASSSKNRGTPPYFARGLVSELMRPGTTFLANSVFEAVAFLKTSQAAEVPDLQLHLLPWAYVTPNQDAPIRHDVDKRPALTVLTTLIYPRSRGTLRLASADPTAAPLIDPQYLSDPGDLEVLGEGSEMVREIFASKAFNGSIKEELHPGKALQGQELRDAILNRATSVYHGVGTCRMGVDELAVVSPDLRVRGVEGLRVCDASIMPSITGGNTNAPAIMIGEMGAQLVLSDN, via the coding sequence ATGGCGAACAGGGCTGCGCGCGGCGACGAGGCCGACTACGTGGTCGTCGGATCGGGCAGCTCGGGCGCCGCGATCGCGGGCAGGCTGGCGGAGGCCGGGGCCAGCGTGATCCTGCTCGAAGCGGGTAAGACGGACGAGAAGATGCTCGTCAAGAAGCCGGGTCTGGTCGGCCCGATGCACGCGGTGCCCCAGCTCAAGAAGCCGTTCGACTGGGGCTACTACTCGGTGCCGCAGAAACACGTTCTCGATCGCCGGATGCCGGTGCCGCGCGGCAAGGTGGTCGGCGGCTCCAGCTCCATCAACGGGATGGTCTACGTGCGCGGCAACCGCGCCAACTTCGACTCCTGGGCCGCCGAGGGCAACAAGGGCTGGGACGCCGACAGCGTCAACGCCGCGTACAAGCGGATGGAGGACTTCGAGGACGGCGAGAACGACTTCCGCGGTGCGGGCGGGCCGATCCGGGTCACCCGCAACAAGACCCCGCAGGAGGGCACGCTCCAGTTCCTCCAGGCGACCGCCGACGCGATCGGCTGCGACATCCTCGACGACTACAACGCCGAGTCCCAAGAGGGTGTCAGCCGGATGCAGCAGAACGCCGCCGACGGCCTGCGCTACAGCGCCTCGCGCGGTTACATCCACCATCTCGCGCCCGCCACGCTGCAGGTCCAGTCCGGCGTGCTGGCGAAGAAGGTGGTCATCGAGAACGGCCGCGCCGTCGGTGTCGAGGTCGTCGACGCGAACGGCGGGCAGCGCATCCTGCGCGCGGGCAAGGAGGTCATCCTCTCGGCGGGCTTCGTCGGATCCGCGCAGTTGCTGATGCTGTCCGGGATCGGGCACGCCGAGCACCTGAAGGAACACGGCATCGACGTCGTCGCGGATCTGCCGGTCGGGGACAACCTGCACGACCACATGTTCCACGCGCTGACCTTCCGCGCGTCGTCGAGCAAGAACAGGGGCACGCCGCCGTACTTCGCGCGTGGCCTCGTCAGCGAACTGATGCGGCCCGGGACGACGTTCCTGGCGAACTCGGTCTTCGAGGCGGTCGCCTTCCTCAAGACCTCCCAGGCCGCCGAGGTGCCCGACCTCCAGCTGCATCTCCTGCCGTGGGCGTACGTGACGCCGAATCAGGACGCGCCCATCCGCCACGACGTCGACAAACGGCCCGCGCTCACCGTGCTCACGACGCTGATCTACCCGAGGAGCCGCGGCACACTGCGTCTCGCTTCGGCCGATCCCACGGCGGCGCCGCTCATCGACCCGCAGTACCTGTCCGATCCGGGCGATCTCGAGGTGCTCGGTGAGGGCTCGGAGATGGTCCGCGAGATCTTCGCATCGAAGGCGTTCAACGGCTCGATCAAGGAGGAGCTGCACCCGGGCAAAGCGCTGCAGGGTCAGGAACTGCGCGACGCGATCCTGAACCGCGCGACCTCGGTCTACCACGGTGTCGGCACCTGCCGGATGGGCGTGGACGAGCTCGCGGTCGTGAGTCCCGACCTCAGGGTCCGCGGGGTCGAGGGCCTGCGGGTCTGCGACGCCTCGATCATGCCGTCGATCACCGGTGGCAACACCAACGCGCCCGCCATCATGATCGGCGAGATGGGCGCGCAGCTCGTCCTTTCGGACAACTGA
- a CDS encoding LLM class F420-dependent oxidoreductase has product MRFAIKTSPQDTVWSDMLAVWQAADEIELFESGWTFDHFYPIFSDSTGPCLEGWVTLTALAQATKRLRVGTLVSGIHYRHPALLANMAATLDIVSGGRLEFGVGAGWNEEESGAYGMELGTIKERSDRFEEACEVLVGLLTQETTSFQGEHYQLTDARCEPKGVQKPHPPICIGGSGEKRTLRTTAKYAQHWNFVGGTPEEFAHKREVLHRHCADIGRDPKEITLSSHVRLGADGDYAKVAAEAEALGEVGLDLAIIYLPPPHTPAVLEPLAKALEPLR; this is encoded by the coding sequence ATGCGATTCGCCATCAAGACTTCGCCGCAGGACACCGTTTGGTCCGACATGCTCGCCGTCTGGCAGGCCGCCGACGAGATCGAACTCTTCGAATCGGGCTGGACCTTCGATCACTTCTATCCCATTTTCTCGGATTCGACCGGCCCCTGCCTGGAAGGGTGGGTGACGCTCACCGCGCTCGCGCAGGCCACGAAACGGCTCCGGGTGGGCACGCTGGTCAGCGGGATCCACTACCGTCACCCCGCGCTGCTCGCGAACATGGCCGCGACACTGGACATCGTTTCCGGCGGACGGCTGGAGTTCGGCGTCGGCGCGGGCTGGAACGAAGAGGAATCCGGCGCGTACGGCATGGAGCTGGGCACCATCAAGGAGCGCAGTGACCGCTTCGAGGAGGCCTGCGAGGTCCTCGTCGGCCTGCTGACCCAGGAGACCACCAGCTTCCAGGGCGAGCACTACCAGCTGACCGACGCCCGCTGTGAACCCAAGGGCGTGCAGAAGCCGCATCCGCCGATCTGCATCGGTGGCAGCGGCGAGAAGCGGACCCTGCGTACGACCGCGAAGTACGCCCAGCACTGGAACTTCGTCGGCGGCACGCCGGAGGAGTTCGCGCACAAGCGAGAGGTGCTGCACCGGCACTGCGCGGACATCGGCCGGGATCCGAAGGAGATCACCCTGTCCTCGCACGTCCGCCTCGGCGCGGACGGTGACTACGCGAAGGTGGCCGCGGAGGCCGAAGCACTCGGTGAAGTGGGGCTCGACCTGGCGATCATCTACTTGCCGCCGCCGCACACCCCCGCCGTGCTGGAGCCGCTCGCGAAGGCGCTCGAACCGCTGCGCTGA
- a CDS encoding CaiB/BaiF CoA transferase family protein produces MTRPLDGVTVVAVEQAVAAPLATRNLADLGARVIKVERVDGGDFARAYDHAVHGSGAHFVWLNRGKESLAVDLKTGEGRDVVRRLVAKADVFVQNLAPGAAERLGFGDLRADHPELVVVNLSGFGAGGPMERRKAYDMLVQAEAGLIAITGTPDAPAKTGIPTADIASGMYCAQAVLAALLRRWRTGEGATIEVSMLEATVEWMGYALNTRMYAGTEPERMGLSHSSIAPYDAFPTRDGQMLIGVQNDSGWRTLVTDVLDAPELADDPRFTTNVQRVAHRAECDAAVAAKTSLWSNSELDDRLAAAGVPAAQLKDVGQVADHPQLRARDRWRKVGTEFARIDALLPPVTFDDFEACMGDVPALGEHTHALLVESGVDADDYLRRGIAR; encoded by the coding sequence ATGACGCGGCCACTCGACGGGGTCACCGTCGTCGCCGTCGAACAGGCCGTAGCCGCGCCGCTGGCCACCCGCAACCTCGCCGACCTCGGCGCGCGGGTGATCAAGGTCGAACGTGTCGACGGCGGGGATTTCGCCCGCGCGTACGACCACGCCGTGCACGGCAGCGGCGCGCATTTCGTCTGGCTCAACCGGGGCAAGGAATCGCTCGCCGTCGACCTCAAGACCGGCGAGGGCCGTGACGTCGTCCGGCGGCTGGTCGCGAAGGCCGACGTGTTCGTGCAGAACCTCGCGCCCGGCGCGGCGGAGCGGCTCGGTTTCGGTGATCTGCGGGCGGATCACCCCGAGCTGGTCGTGGTGAACCTGTCCGGGTTCGGCGCGGGCGGGCCGATGGAGCGGCGCAAGGCCTACGACATGCTGGTCCAGGCCGAGGCCGGGCTCATCGCGATCACCGGCACCCCGGACGCGCCGGCGAAGACCGGCATCCCGACCGCCGACATCGCCTCGGGCATGTACTGCGCGCAGGCGGTGCTGGCGGCGTTGCTGCGCCGCTGGCGCACCGGTGAAGGCGCGACGATCGAGGTCTCGATGCTGGAAGCCACCGTCGAATGGATGGGATACGCGCTCAACACCCGGATGTACGCCGGCACCGAGCCCGAGCGAATGGGACTGAGCCACAGTTCGATCGCGCCGTACGACGCCTTCCCCACGCGCGACGGTCAGATGCTCATCGGCGTCCAGAACGACTCGGGTTGGCGCACGCTCGTCACCGACGTCCTCGACGCGCCCGAACTCGCCGACGACCCGCGTTTCACCACCAACGTCCAGCGGGTCGCCCACCGCGCGGAATGCGACGCCGCTGTCGCCGCGAAGACCTCGCTGTGGTCCAACAGCGAACTCGACGACCGGCTCGCGGCGGCCGGGGTGCCCGCCGCCCAACTCAAGGATGTCGGCCAGGTCGCCGACCATCCTCAGCTCCGGGCGCGCGATCGCTGGCGCAAGGTCGGCACCGAATTCGCCCGGATCGACGCGCTGCTGCCGCCGGTGACGTTCGACGATTTCGAGGCGTGCATGGGTGACGTCCCGGCGTTGGGCGAGCACACGCACGCGTTGCTCGTCGAGTCCGGAGTGGACGCCGACGATTATCTTCGCCGTGGCATCGCCCGCTGA
- a CDS encoding acyl-CoA dehydrogenase family protein, with protein MYTGNPDVPDDVFADVLSQISDFVRTRVMPRELEIMNTDAIPADLRAQAAEMGLFGYAIPQEWGGLGLDLVQDVEVAMALGYTSLALRSMFGTNNGIAGQVLVGFGTREQQARWLPGIASGEVVASFALTEPGAGSNPAGLRTSAKPDGDGWVIDGGKQFITNATEAGLFVVFARTDTGIAVFLVPADAPGITVGAKDAKMGQEGSRTADVTFSQVRVGPEALVGGDGEVGYKAAMTSLARGRIHMAGLAVGTAQRALDESVAYAASATQGGTPIGDFQLVQAMLADQQTGVLAGRALAREAARAYVTGEDRRIAPSAAKLFCTEMAGKAADLAVQVHGGSGYMREVAVERIYRDVRLMRLYEGTSEIQRLIIGGGLVRAEKKKA; from the coding sequence ATGTACACCGGCAACCCCGACGTCCCCGACGACGTGTTCGCGGACGTTCTCAGCCAGATCAGCGATTTCGTGCGCACCCGGGTGATGCCCCGTGAGCTGGAGATCATGAACACGGACGCCATTCCGGCGGATCTGCGGGCGCAGGCCGCGGAGATGGGACTGTTCGGGTACGCGATCCCCCAGGAGTGGGGCGGGCTCGGCCTCGACCTGGTGCAGGACGTCGAGGTCGCGATGGCGCTGGGGTACACGTCGCTGGCGCTGCGGTCGATGTTCGGCACGAACAACGGGATCGCCGGGCAGGTGCTGGTCGGTTTCGGCACCCGGGAACAACAGGCCCGGTGGCTGCCGGGGATCGCGTCAGGTGAGGTCGTCGCGTCGTTCGCGTTGACCGAGCCGGGCGCGGGGTCGAATCCGGCCGGGTTGCGGACCAGTGCGAAGCCGGACGGTGACGGCTGGGTGATCGACGGCGGGAAGCAGTTCATCACCAACGCCACCGAGGCCGGCCTGTTCGTGGTGTTCGCGCGGACGGACACCGGGATCGCGGTGTTCCTCGTGCCCGCCGACGCGCCGGGCATCACGGTCGGGGCGAAGGACGCCAAGATGGGGCAAGAGGGTTCGCGGACCGCGGACGTGACGTTCTCGCAGGTTCGCGTCGGGCCCGAGGCGCTGGTCGGCGGAGACGGCGAAGTCGGCTACAAGGCGGCGATGACGTCGTTGGCGCGCGGCCGGATCCACATGGCGGGCCTCGCGGTCGGGACGGCGCAGCGGGCGTTGGACGAGTCGGTCGCGTATGCCGCGTCGGCCACCCAGGGCGGTACGCCGATCGGGGATTTCCAGCTGGTGCAAGCGATGCTGGCCGATCAGCAGACCGGTGTGCTCGCCGGTCGCGCGCTCGCCCGTGAGGCCGCGCGGGCGTATGTGACGGGGGAGGACCGGCGGATCGCGCCGTCGGCGGCGAAACTGTTCTGCACCGAGATGGCGGGCAAGGCCGCAGATCTCGCGGTGCAGGTCCACGGCGGGAGCGGCTACATGCGCGAGGTCGCGGTCGAGCGGATCTACCGGGACGTCCGGTTGATGCGGCTGTACGAGGGCACGAGCGAAATCCAGCGGTTGATCATCGGCGGTGGGCTGGTGCGGGCCGAGAAGAAGAAAGCATGA
- a CDS encoding DUF6351 family protein has translation MARRGLVFLALLTIFLGLMVPRASADCPVARYEGDLEGARYLVLVPENWNGTLVLWSHGMYSVAYPEPDRIALTSQPATESFLLAQGYALAASQYRTVRGWSIEEALTDQTRLHDWFTHTIGPPRRTIAAGESVGAITATLLIERNPRRFDGLMTFCGTLAGGAAHWNSSLDVGYALNTLLDARLQLVRITDPAANVGRFVDVAQAATANPGGRARLALANALAEIPGWLDATQPRPQDVADQVFWQGVWDRFYRAGAFGIDRVALEQRAGGNPSWNVGVDYRRILAKSGERTLVERAYAEAGLDLGADLDRLAKAPRITPDPAASAYLARFGLPLGRTPVPVLTMHTVADGTAPAAHERAYADRVGPGDELRQLFVNRAGHCVFTASEEITALRTLERRLDSGDWPSTRPATLNAEAGTLAPEHQTIFDIVREARVTTTPAFARHSPPPYPRTLPF, from the coding sequence GTGGCACGACGTGGACTTGTCTTCCTGGCCCTGCTCACGATCTTTCTGGGGCTGATGGTTCCCCGTGCCTCGGCCGACTGCCCGGTCGCCAGGTACGAGGGCGACCTCGAAGGCGCACGCTATCTGGTGCTGGTGCCGGAAAACTGGAACGGCACGCTCGTGCTGTGGAGCCACGGGATGTACTCCGTGGCGTATCCGGAACCCGATCGGATCGCGCTGACGTCACAGCCCGCGACCGAGTCTTTCCTGCTGGCGCAGGGATACGCCTTGGCCGCGTCCCAGTATCGGACCGTGCGTGGCTGGTCGATCGAGGAGGCGCTGACCGACCAGACCCGGTTGCACGACTGGTTCACCCACACGATCGGCCCGCCGCGACGCACCATCGCGGCGGGCGAATCGGTGGGCGCGATCACCGCGACCCTGCTCATCGAGCGGAACCCGCGCCGGTTCGACGGCCTGATGACCTTCTGCGGCACCCTCGCCGGCGGGGCCGCGCACTGGAATTCGTCGCTCGATGTCGGGTACGCGCTGAACACGCTGCTCGACGCACGGCTGCAGCTGGTGCGGATCACCGATCCCGCGGCCAACGTGGGCAGATTCGTCGACGTGGCGCAGGCCGCCACCGCGAATCCGGGAGGCAGGGCGCGGCTCGCGCTGGCGAACGCGCTGGCCGAGATCCCAGGCTGGCTGGACGCCACGCAGCCCCGCCCGCAGGACGTCGCGGATCAGGTTTTCTGGCAGGGCGTCTGGGATCGCTTCTACCGCGCGGGAGCGTTCGGGATCGACCGGGTCGCGCTGGAACAACGGGCCGGCGGCAACCCGAGCTGGAACGTGGGCGTCGACTACCGGCGGATCCTGGCGAAGTCCGGCGAACGGACTCTGGTGGAACGCGCCTACGCGGAGGCGGGGCTCGACCTCGGCGCCGATCTCGACCGGCTGGCGAAGGCGCCCCGGATCACTCCGGATCCGGCCGCGTCCGCCTATCTGGCCCGCTTCGGGCTGCCGCTGGGTCGCACGCCGGTCCCGGTGCTGACCATGCACACCGTCGCGGACGGCACCGCACCCGCGGCGCACGAACGCGCCTACGCCGACCGAGTGGGGCCGGGCGACGAACTCCGTCAGCTGTTCGTGAACCGCGCAGGTCACTGTGTGTTCACCGCGTCCGAGGAGATCACCGCCCTGCGCACGCTGGAACGGCGGCTGGACAGTGGAGATTGGCCGTCGACCCGCCCGGCGACGCTCAACGCCGAAGCAGGCACGCTCGCCCCGGAACACCAGACGATCTTCGACATCGTGCGGGAAGCCCGGGTGACGACCACGCCGGCGTTCGCGCGGCATTCGCCTCCCCCGTATCCGAGGACGCTGCCGTTCTAA
- a CDS encoding S1 family peptidase, which yields MRLPRSLSCLVLALGLALPSTAQASAPAPLGGGSVLQSSAATRCTAGFAAVSGKTGYLIASSACGKPGDTIRSAGRVVGVVVGAQTPPTGAIVIRVTNTTDWRLVGSIPPTQPRVTITGSVEAPVGASVCRYGATTGWHCGTIQAKNVSISFPEGTLTGLTRTSVCAEPGDNGGPFVSGTQAQGVLIGGSGNCSSGGSTYFVPINRILSAYGLTILAGP from the coding sequence GTGCGACTGCCCCGATCCCTGTCCTGCCTGGTCCTGGCCCTCGGCCTGGCCCTGCCGTCGACCGCGCAAGCGAGCGCTCCCGCCCCACTCGGCGGCGGGAGCGTGTTGCAGAGCAGCGCCGCGACGCGGTGCACAGCTGGGTTCGCCGCCGTCTCGGGAAAGACCGGCTACCTGATCGCGAGTTCGGCTTGCGGCAAGCCCGGTGACACGATCCGCAGCGCCGGCCGGGTGGTCGGGGTGGTCGTGGGCGCCCAGACCCCGCCGACTGGCGCGATCGTCATCCGGGTGACCAACACGACCGACTGGCGGCTGGTGGGCTCGATTCCGCCCACCCAGCCCCGCGTGACGATCACCGGGTCGGTCGAGGCCCCGGTCGGCGCGTCGGTGTGCAGGTACGGCGCGACCACGGGCTGGCACTGCGGCACCATTCAGGCGAAGAACGTGTCGATCAGCTTCCCGGAGGGAACGCTGACCGGTTTGACCCGGACTTCCGTCTGCGCCGAGCCGGGGGACAACGGCGGACCGTTCGTCAGCGGGACACAGGCGCAGGGCGTGCTGATCGGTGGCAGCGGCAACTGCTCGAGCGGCGGCTCCACCTACTTCGTCCCGATCAACCGGATCCTGTCGGCCTACGGGCTGACGATCCTCGCCGGACCTTAG
- a CDS encoding LLM class flavin-dependent oxidoreductase — MKKIGFLSFGHWSPSAHSETRSAADFLHQSIDLAVAAEELGVDGAYFRVHHFARQAGSPFPLLSAIGARTSKIEIGTGVIDMRYENPMYMAEEAGAADLISRGRLQLGVSRGSPEQVIDGWRYFGYGPAEGQTAADMARQRTEVFLKLLEGEGFAQPNPRPMFANPPGLLRLEPYSEGLRERIWWGSSSNATAVWAAEQGMNLQSSTLKDDETGEPLHVQQRKQIEAYREAWKEAGHSREPRVSVSRSIFALTNDLDRAYFGRDRDSRDQVGMIDETTRAIFGRSYAAEPDELVRALKEDEAIEAADTLLLTIPNQLGVEYNAHVLESILTHVAPELGWR; from the coding sequence GTGAAGAAGATTGGTTTCCTGTCCTTCGGCCACTGGTCACCGAGCGCGCACTCCGAGACGCGGTCCGCGGCCGACTTCCTGCATCAGTCGATCGACTTGGCGGTCGCGGCCGAGGAGCTCGGCGTGGACGGCGCGTACTTCCGGGTGCATCACTTCGCGCGGCAGGCGGGGAGTCCGTTCCCGTTGCTGTCGGCGATCGGGGCCCGGACGTCGAAGATCGAGATCGGTACCGGCGTGATCGACATGCGCTACGAGAACCCGATGTACATGGCCGAGGAGGCGGGCGCCGCCGACCTCATCTCCCGCGGCAGGCTCCAGCTCGGGGTCAGTCGGGGATCTCCGGAGCAGGTGATCGACGGCTGGCGGTACTTCGGGTACGGGCCGGCGGAGGGGCAGACCGCGGCCGACATGGCCCGGCAGCGCACCGAGGTCTTCCTGAAGCTGCTCGAGGGCGAGGGGTTCGCGCAGCCGAATCCGCGGCCGATGTTCGCCAATCCGCCGGGGTTGCTGCGGCTCGAGCCGTACTCGGAGGGGTTGCGCGAGCGGATCTGGTGGGGATCCAGCTCCAACGCGACCGCGGTGTGGGCGGCGGAGCAGGGCATGAACCTGCAGAGTTCCACGCTCAAGGACGATGAGACGGGGGAGCCGCTGCACGTCCAGCAGCGCAAGCAGATCGAGGCCTACCGCGAAGCCTGGAAGGAGGCCGGTCACTCGCGTGAGCCGCGGGTGTCGGTCAGCCGCAGCATCTTCGCGTTGACGAACGACCTGGACCGGGCGTATTTCGGGCGTGACCGGGACTCGCGGGATCAGGTCGGCATGATCGACGAGACGACCAGGGCGATCTTCGGCCGGTCGTACGCCGCCGAGCCGGACGAGCTGGTGCGGGCGCTCAAGGAGGACGAGGCGATCGAAGCCGCGGACACCCTGCTTCTCACCATCCCGAACCAGCTCGGCGTCGAGTACAACGCGCACGTGCTGGAGAGCATCCTCACCCACGTGGCGCCGGAGCTCGGCTGGCGCTGA